A single region of the Lepeophtheirus salmonis chromosome 12, UVic_Lsal_1.4, whole genome shotgun sequence genome encodes:
- the sfl gene encoding bifunctional heparan sulfate N-deacetylase/N-sulfotransferase 4 isoform X1, producing the protein MGCGTAVMFVGWVLASYLLEEVRYPGLAPVEEEGTSLLRSHSFCSPSGSVEGVGDLSGVAPRRRRRVLILCHDYSGVQALTHLLEEVRVPYKVWILGEDSLDTLPWNEFALLLFQDFKTFVSINLFTRKLIFKYCSEYSVGIIVSATHQTPLPLKITNDSIFQRHNSLRNLFICPHSQIPNILKVSRTLYETLDSYGFLSFTSRFLTKSTTPVLEAMSDSGPVTIVLHDRGQVPKIIFASNPLSHWLLKLLFLDSITFLSHQLINLDTKRWVLIDVDDIFVGKNRLSPSDVRELVISQDKLRKNIYGFKYNLGFSGYYFRNQGSSLINKEGDAALIEKKHHFWWFPHTFRHLQPHMFNSSLQLEQQMFLNKKFALEYKLPVNFHYAVAPHHSGVYPVHKPLYDAWKNVWGIVVTSTEEYPHLKPSRLRRGFTHDKLKILPRQTCGLFTKNIYYEDYPKNPEVLEKSIRGGELFQTISFNSINIFMTHMSNYGFDRLAPYTFESVFSMLKCWTNLKFVTVNPEKLSEIYFNMFPDEKVPIWGNPCYDSRLKEIWSKNKNCKRLPNFLVIGPQKTGTTALYNFLKIHPSIISNNHHSKYFEEVQFFSSSDYLKGIDWYMSFFPDNVKINDTLVFEKSATYFDKGIVPLRVSNLLPEASLISIIISPIKRAYSWYYHSRAHKDPAAISNSFFDIISANSTSSKVVRVLQSRCLEPGKYFLHFERWMHYFKSRKILIIDGEKLRYTPANVMEEIQKFLNIRHIINYEEELVFDPIKGFFCQVSSVKHSKCLGKGKGRNYPPLSSRSQTFLKRYYYSHNEELVKLLNRLGYAIPLWLQEDLILN; encoded by the exons ATGGGGTGTGGGACGGCGGTGATGTTTGTCGGGTGGGTGTTGGCGAGTTACCTCCTGGAAGAAGTGAGGTATCCAGGTCTAGCTCCTGTGGAAGAAGAAGGGACTTCCCTGCTGCGAAGCCATTCCTTCTGCAGCCCGAGTGGGAGTGTGGAGGGAGTGGGGGACTTGTCGGGCGTGGCACccaggaggaggaggagggtTCTGATTTTGTGCCATGATTACTCTGGTGTCCAAGCATTGACTCACCTCTTGGAAGAAGTCCGTGTTCCCTACAAAGTGTGGATTTTGGGAGAGGACTCCTTGGACACCCTACCTTGGAACGAATTCGCCCTTCTTCTCTTCCAGGATTTTAAAACCTTCGTTTCTATCAACTTGTTCACtcgaaaattgatatttaaatattgttcagAATATTCTGTCGGTATCATTGTATCCGCCACCCATCAAACGCCTCTTCCTTTAAAAATTACCAATGATTCCATTTTTCAACGTCATAATTCacttagaaatttatttatttgtcctCATAGTCAAATTCCTAATATTCTAAAAGTGTCTCGTACTCTCTATGAAACTCTTGATTCTTACGGGTTCTTATCATTTACTTCTCGTTTTCTCACTAAATCTACTACCCCTGTCCTTGAGGCGATGTCTGATTCCGGGCCTGTTACTATAGTTCTTCATGATAGAGGACAAGTACCAAAGATTATCTTTGCTTCAAATCCTTTGAGTCACTGGCTTTTAAAGCTACTTTTCCTAGACTCTATTACTTTTTTGAGTCATCAACTTATTAACTTAGACACTAAAAGGTGGGTTCTCATAGATGTTGACGATATTTTCGTCGGCAAAAACCGGCTTTCTCCATCTGATGTTAGAGAGCTTGTTATCTCTCAAGATAAACTTCGTaagaatatttatggatttaaatataACCTGGGATTTTCTGGCTATTATTTCCGTAACCAAGGTtcatctttaataaataaagaaggtgATGCCGCcctcattgaaaaaaaacaccatttttgGTGGTTCCCCCATACATTCAGACATTTACAACCTCATATGTTCAATTCCTCACTTCAACTTGAACAGCAGATGTTTCTTAATAAGAAATTTGCGCTGGAATACAAATTGCCGGTCAATTTCCATTATGCCGTTGCTCCCCATCATTCTGGTGTTTACCCTGTTCATAAGCCATTATATGATGCTTGGAAAAATGTCTGGGGGATAGTTGTTACTTCCACAGAGGAATATCCTCACCTTAAACCATCTCGATTACGTCGTGGATTTAcacatgataaattaaaaattcttccGAGGCAAACATGTGGTCTCTTtactaaaaacatttattatgaaGATTACCCTAAAAATCCTGAAGTGTTGGAAAAATCTATCAGAGGTGGAGAACTGTTTCAGactatttcatttaattctataaatatattcatgacACATATGTCCAATTATGGATTTGATAGACTGGCTCCGTATACTTTTGAATCTGTATTTTCCATGTTAAAATGCTGGACTAACCTAAAATTTGTTACAGTTAATCCGGAAAAGCTaagtgaaatttattttaatatgtttcctGACGAGAAAGTTCCAATTTGGGGA AATCCTTGTTATGACAGTCGCCTTAAAGAAATCtggtcgaaaaataaaaattgtaagagGCTACCTAATTTTCTTGTGATTGGACCGCAAAAAACTGGAACAACGGCTTTATATAATTTCCTAAAAATTCATCCTTCAATAATTTCTAACAATCATCACtccaaatattttgaagaagtaCAATTTTTCAGTAGTAGCGATTATCTTAAAGGTATCGATTGGTACATGAGTTTTTTCCCGGATAATGTGAAAATTAATGATACACTTGTGTTCGAGAAATCGGcaacttattttgataaaggGATAGTACCATTACGAGTTTCCAATTTGCTTCCAGAAGCAtctttaatatcaataattatatcacCCATCAAAAGAGCTTATAGTTGGTATTATCATTCCCGTGCTCATAAAGATCCTGCAGCTATAAGTAATagcttttttgatattatatcaGCTAATTCTACATCTTCTAAAGTCGTGAGAGTTCTACAATCACGATGTCTTGAGCcaggaaaatattttcttcattttgaaagatgGATGCACTACTTTAAGTcacgaaaaatattaataattgatggGGAGAAATTAAGATATACCCCTGCAAATGTGATGGAAGAAATTCagaaattcttaaatattagaCATATTATAAACTATGAAGAAGAATTGGTTTTCGACCCAATTAAAGGTTTCTTTTGTCAg gtttCGAGTGTTAAACATTCTAAGTGTCTTGGTAAGGGCAAAGGTCGCAATTATCCACCATTAAGTTCCAGAagtcaaacatttttgaaacgATATTATTATTCTCATAATGAAGAGTTGGTGAAGTTATTGAATCGACTTGGCTATGCAATTCCTCTCTGGTTACAAGAAGATTTAATACTTAACTAA
- the sfl gene encoding bifunctional heparan sulfate N-deacetylase/N-sulfotransferase 4 isoform X2, with product MGCGTAVMFVGWVLASYLLEEVRYPGLAPVEEEGTSLLRSHSFCSPSGSVEGVGDLSGVAPRRRRRVLILCHDYSGVQALTHLLEEVRVPYKVWILGEDSLDTLPWNEFALLLFQDFKTFVSINLFTRKLIFKYCSEYSVGIIVSATHQTPLPLKITNDSIFQRHNSLRNLFICPHSQIPNILKVSRTLYETLDSYGFLSFTSRFLTKSTTPVLEAMSDSGPVTIVLHDRGQVPKIIFASNPLSHWLLKLLFLDSITFLSHQLINLDTKRWVLIDVDDIFVGKNRLSPSDVRELVISQDKLRKNIYGFKYNLGFSGYYFRNQGSSLINKEGDAALIEKKHHFWWFPHTFRHLQPHMFNSSLQLEQQMFLNKKFALEYKLPVNFHYAVAPHHSGVYPVHKPLYDAWKNVWGIVVTSTEEYPHLKPSRLRRGFTHDKLKILPRQTCGLFTKNIYYEDYPKNPEVLEKSIRGGELFQTISFNSINIFMTHMSNYGFDRLAPYTFESVFSMLKCWTNLKFVTVNPEKLSEIYFNMFPDEKVPIWGNPCYDSRLKEIWSKNKNCKRLPNFLVIGPQKTGTTALYNFLKIHPSIISNNHHSKYFEEVQFFSSSDYLKGIDWYMSFFPDNVKINDTLVFEKSATYFDKGIVPLRVSNLLPEASLISIIISPIKRAYSWYYHSRAHKDPAAISNSFFDIISANSTSSKVVRVLQSRCLEPGKYFLHFERWMHYFKSRKILIIDGEKLRYTPANVMEEIQKFLNIRHIINYEEELVFDPIKGFFCQVAKLK from the exons ATGGGGTGTGGGACGGCGGTGATGTTTGTCGGGTGGGTGTTGGCGAGTTACCTCCTGGAAGAAGTGAGGTATCCAGGTCTAGCTCCTGTGGAAGAAGAAGGGACTTCCCTGCTGCGAAGCCATTCCTTCTGCAGCCCGAGTGGGAGTGTGGAGGGAGTGGGGGACTTGTCGGGCGTGGCACccaggaggaggaggagggtTCTGATTTTGTGCCATGATTACTCTGGTGTCCAAGCATTGACTCACCTCTTGGAAGAAGTCCGTGTTCCCTACAAAGTGTGGATTTTGGGAGAGGACTCCTTGGACACCCTACCTTGGAACGAATTCGCCCTTCTTCTCTTCCAGGATTTTAAAACCTTCGTTTCTATCAACTTGTTCACtcgaaaattgatatttaaatattgttcagAATATTCTGTCGGTATCATTGTATCCGCCACCCATCAAACGCCTCTTCCTTTAAAAATTACCAATGATTCCATTTTTCAACGTCATAATTCacttagaaatttatttatttgtcctCATAGTCAAATTCCTAATATTCTAAAAGTGTCTCGTACTCTCTATGAAACTCTTGATTCTTACGGGTTCTTATCATTTACTTCTCGTTTTCTCACTAAATCTACTACCCCTGTCCTTGAGGCGATGTCTGATTCCGGGCCTGTTACTATAGTTCTTCATGATAGAGGACAAGTACCAAAGATTATCTTTGCTTCAAATCCTTTGAGTCACTGGCTTTTAAAGCTACTTTTCCTAGACTCTATTACTTTTTTGAGTCATCAACTTATTAACTTAGACACTAAAAGGTGGGTTCTCATAGATGTTGACGATATTTTCGTCGGCAAAAACCGGCTTTCTCCATCTGATGTTAGAGAGCTTGTTATCTCTCAAGATAAACTTCGTaagaatatttatggatttaaatataACCTGGGATTTTCTGGCTATTATTTCCGTAACCAAGGTtcatctttaataaataaagaaggtgATGCCGCcctcattgaaaaaaaacaccatttttgGTGGTTCCCCCATACATTCAGACATTTACAACCTCATATGTTCAATTCCTCACTTCAACTTGAACAGCAGATGTTTCTTAATAAGAAATTTGCGCTGGAATACAAATTGCCGGTCAATTTCCATTATGCCGTTGCTCCCCATCATTCTGGTGTTTACCCTGTTCATAAGCCATTATATGATGCTTGGAAAAATGTCTGGGGGATAGTTGTTACTTCCACAGAGGAATATCCTCACCTTAAACCATCTCGATTACGTCGTGGATTTAcacatgataaattaaaaattcttccGAGGCAAACATGTGGTCTCTTtactaaaaacatttattatgaaGATTACCCTAAAAATCCTGAAGTGTTGGAAAAATCTATCAGAGGTGGAGAACTGTTTCAGactatttcatttaattctataaatatattcatgacACATATGTCCAATTATGGATTTGATAGACTGGCTCCGTATACTTTTGAATCTGTATTTTCCATGTTAAAATGCTGGACTAACCTAAAATTTGTTACAGTTAATCCGGAAAAGCTaagtgaaatttattttaatatgtttcctGACGAGAAAGTTCCAATTTGGGGA AATCCTTGTTATGACAGTCGCCTTAAAGAAATCtggtcgaaaaataaaaattgtaagagGCTACCTAATTTTCTTGTGATTGGACCGCAAAAAACTGGAACAACGGCTTTATATAATTTCCTAAAAATTCATCCTTCAATAATTTCTAACAATCATCACtccaaatattttgaagaagtaCAATTTTTCAGTAGTAGCGATTATCTTAAAGGTATCGATTGGTACATGAGTTTTTTCCCGGATAATGTGAAAATTAATGATACACTTGTGTTCGAGAAATCGGcaacttattttgataaaggGATAGTACCATTACGAGTTTCCAATTTGCTTCCAGAAGCAtctttaatatcaataattatatcacCCATCAAAAGAGCTTATAGTTGGTATTATCATTCCCGTGCTCATAAAGATCCTGCAGCTATAAGTAATagcttttttgatattatatcaGCTAATTCTACATCTTCTAAAGTCGTGAGAGTTCTACAATCACGATGTCTTGAGCcaggaaaatattttcttcattttgaaagatgGATGCACTACTTTAAGTcacgaaaaatattaataattgatggGGAGAAATTAAGATATACCCCTGCAAATGTGATGGAAGAAATTCagaaattcttaaatattagaCATATTATAAACTATGAAGAAGAATTGGTTTTCGACCCAATTAAAGGTTTCTTTTGTCAg gttgcaaaactcAAGTGA
- the sfl gene encoding bifunctional heparan sulfate N-deacetylase/N-sulfotransferase 4 isoform X3, translating into MGCGTAVMFVGWVLASYLLEEVRYPGLAPVEEEGTSLLRSHSFCSPSGSVEGVGDLSGVAPRRRRRVLILCHDYSGVQALTHLLEEVRVPYKVWILGEDSLDTLPWNEFALLLFQDFKTFVSINLFTRKLIFKYCSEYSVGIIVSATHQTPLPLKITNDSIFQRHNSLRNLFICPHSQIPNILKVSRTLYETLDSYGFLSFTSRFLTKSTTPVLEAMSDSGPVTIVLHDRGQVPKIIFASNPLSHWLLKLLFLDSITFLSHQLINLDTKRWVLIDVDDIFVGKNRLSPSDVRELVISQDKLRKNIYGFKYNLGFSGYYFRNQGSSLINKEGDAALIEKKHHFWWFPHTFRHLQPHMFNSSLQLEQQMFLNKKFALEYKLPVNFHYAVAPHHSGVYPVHKPLYDAWKNVWGIVVTSTEEYPHLKPSRLRRGFTHDKLKILPRQTCGLFTKNIYYEDYPKNPEVLEKSIRGGELFQTISFNSINIFMTHMSNYGFDRLAPYTFESVFSMLKCWTNLKFVTVNPEKLSEIYFNMFPDEKVPIWGNPCYDSRLKEIWSKNKNCKRLPNFLVIGPQKTGTTALYNFLKIHPSIISNNHHSKYFEEVQFFSSSDYLKGIDWYMSFFPDNVKINDTLVFEKSATYFDKGIVPLRVSNLLPEASLISIIISPIKRAYSWYYHSRAHKDPAAISNSFFDIISANSTSSKVVRVLQSRCLEPGKYFLHFERWMHYFKSRKILIIDGEKLRYTPANVMEEIQKFLNIRHIINYEEELVFDPIKGFFCQLNMS; encoded by the exons ATGGGGTGTGGGACGGCGGTGATGTTTGTCGGGTGGGTGTTGGCGAGTTACCTCCTGGAAGAAGTGAGGTATCCAGGTCTAGCTCCTGTGGAAGAAGAAGGGACTTCCCTGCTGCGAAGCCATTCCTTCTGCAGCCCGAGTGGGAGTGTGGAGGGAGTGGGGGACTTGTCGGGCGTGGCACccaggaggaggaggagggtTCTGATTTTGTGCCATGATTACTCTGGTGTCCAAGCATTGACTCACCTCTTGGAAGAAGTCCGTGTTCCCTACAAAGTGTGGATTTTGGGAGAGGACTCCTTGGACACCCTACCTTGGAACGAATTCGCCCTTCTTCTCTTCCAGGATTTTAAAACCTTCGTTTCTATCAACTTGTTCACtcgaaaattgatatttaaatattgttcagAATATTCTGTCGGTATCATTGTATCCGCCACCCATCAAACGCCTCTTCCTTTAAAAATTACCAATGATTCCATTTTTCAACGTCATAATTCacttagaaatttatttatttgtcctCATAGTCAAATTCCTAATATTCTAAAAGTGTCTCGTACTCTCTATGAAACTCTTGATTCTTACGGGTTCTTATCATTTACTTCTCGTTTTCTCACTAAATCTACTACCCCTGTCCTTGAGGCGATGTCTGATTCCGGGCCTGTTACTATAGTTCTTCATGATAGAGGACAAGTACCAAAGATTATCTTTGCTTCAAATCCTTTGAGTCACTGGCTTTTAAAGCTACTTTTCCTAGACTCTATTACTTTTTTGAGTCATCAACTTATTAACTTAGACACTAAAAGGTGGGTTCTCATAGATGTTGACGATATTTTCGTCGGCAAAAACCGGCTTTCTCCATCTGATGTTAGAGAGCTTGTTATCTCTCAAGATAAACTTCGTaagaatatttatggatttaaatataACCTGGGATTTTCTGGCTATTATTTCCGTAACCAAGGTtcatctttaataaataaagaaggtgATGCCGCcctcattgaaaaaaaacaccatttttgGTGGTTCCCCCATACATTCAGACATTTACAACCTCATATGTTCAATTCCTCACTTCAACTTGAACAGCAGATGTTTCTTAATAAGAAATTTGCGCTGGAATACAAATTGCCGGTCAATTTCCATTATGCCGTTGCTCCCCATCATTCTGGTGTTTACCCTGTTCATAAGCCATTATATGATGCTTGGAAAAATGTCTGGGGGATAGTTGTTACTTCCACAGAGGAATATCCTCACCTTAAACCATCTCGATTACGTCGTGGATTTAcacatgataaattaaaaattcttccGAGGCAAACATGTGGTCTCTTtactaaaaacatttattatgaaGATTACCCTAAAAATCCTGAAGTGTTGGAAAAATCTATCAGAGGTGGAGAACTGTTTCAGactatttcatttaattctataaatatattcatgacACATATGTCCAATTATGGATTTGATAGACTGGCTCCGTATACTTTTGAATCTGTATTTTCCATGTTAAAATGCTGGACTAACCTAAAATTTGTTACAGTTAATCCGGAAAAGCTaagtgaaatttattttaatatgtttcctGACGAGAAAGTTCCAATTTGGGGA AATCCTTGTTATGACAGTCGCCTTAAAGAAATCtggtcgaaaaataaaaattgtaagagGCTACCTAATTTTCTTGTGATTGGACCGCAAAAAACTGGAACAACGGCTTTATATAATTTCCTAAAAATTCATCCTTCAATAATTTCTAACAATCATCACtccaaatattttgaagaagtaCAATTTTTCAGTAGTAGCGATTATCTTAAAGGTATCGATTGGTACATGAGTTTTTTCCCGGATAATGTGAAAATTAATGATACACTTGTGTTCGAGAAATCGGcaacttattttgataaaggGATAGTACCATTACGAGTTTCCAATTTGCTTCCAGAAGCAtctttaatatcaataattatatcacCCATCAAAAGAGCTTATAGTTGGTATTATCATTCCCGTGCTCATAAAGATCCTGCAGCTATAAGTAATagcttttttgatattatatcaGCTAATTCTACATCTTCTAAAGTCGTGAGAGTTCTACAATCACGATGTCTTGAGCcaggaaaatattttcttcattttgaaagatgGATGCACTACTTTAAGTcacgaaaaatattaataattgatggGGAGAAATTAAGATATACCCCTGCAAATGTGATGGAAGAAATTCagaaattcttaaatattagaCATATTATAAACTATGAAGAAGAATTGGTTTTCGACCCAATTAAAGGTTTCTTTTGTCAg ttaaatatgtcataa
- the LOC121127275 gene encoding eukaryotic translation initiation factor 5A-1: MADEFDFGEGDAGASETFPMQCSALRKNGFVMIKGRPCKIVEMSTSKTGKHGHAKVHMVALDIFTQKKYEDICPSTHNMDVPNVKRKDYQLLDIDDGFLSLMDDSGNTRDDLRVPEGEIGDEIKVAIAESRDILCTVLSACGEESVIATKVNTAVDK; encoded by the exons ATGGCAGACGAATTTGATTTTGGTGAAGGAGATGCAGGAGCTTCCGAGACGTTCCCCATGCAGTGCTCCGCGCTTCGTAAAAATGGTTTCGTGATGATAAAG GGCCGTCCCTGCAAGATAGTGGAGATGTCCACTTCCAAGACGGGGAAGCACGGACATGCCAAGGTGCACATGGTGGCCCTGGACATCTTTACGCAAAAGAAGTACGAGGACATTTGTCCCTCCACACACAACATGGATGTTCCCAATGTCAAGCGCAAGGATTACCAGCTCCTGGATATCGATGATGGCTTCCTCTCCCTCATGGATGATTCGGGTAACACAAGGGATGACCTGCGTGTTCCAGAGGGAGAGATCGGCGATGAGATCAAAGTGGCCATCGCGGAGTCGCGGGATATTCTC TGCACCGTTCTCTCGGCTTGTGGGGAGGAGTCTGTCATTGCCACCAAAGTGAACACCGCTGTCGATAAGTAA